Proteins encoded within one genomic window of Gloeobacter kilaueensis JS1:
- a CDS encoding TolC family protein, translated as MNHRLLIGLLATGWLFSGAPLVAQTTPSSGTNAAALGETPLQPSIPPMPKGPLELKAQINRPLRLQEAVRIGLERSPQLLLAKLAVERAEGVQREAEAALYPTASFSLSYSYVQSAQTRITLDIFSKPTGIDQVVLGSGAFTPLQANTILAAFARNGSILGGAFPLDSTPIDGRASISWTLFSGGLIPGNIRAAQQQLQAARLDYERVRQDVIESVITAYYDLQTADGNLEIGEAAVKSAQAILTDAQAELRAGIAARFAVLQAEVQLANAIQQRLGYQNQQTVRRRALARLLHFERPTDVSADEPIEASGTWPLGLEESILKSYSQRSELAAQIAQEQAARAREEAAYGSVSPQLSLFANGEALDNLTDRSLGIFTGYSAGVQIQWNAFDGGAAQGRAAQAIADAKSARVRYLDTRDTIRFDVESSYSQLDTSRQQIDTARTALTSAEESLRLARRRFEEGVGTQTDVLVADRDLTQARVNLLTATVDYNRSLSSLRRALGEL; from the coding sequence ATGAACCACCGCCTGCTTATCGGGTTATTGGCCACCGGCTGGCTATTTTCTGGTGCGCCGCTCGTCGCCCAGACCACTCCGAGTAGCGGGACGAACGCCGCTGCGCTGGGTGAAACGCCCCTGCAACCGTCGATTCCGCCGATGCCAAAGGGGCCGCTTGAGTTAAAAGCCCAGATCAACCGGCCCCTGCGGCTGCAGGAGGCGGTGAGAATCGGTCTGGAGCGCAGCCCCCAACTGTTGCTGGCAAAGCTGGCGGTCGAGCGGGCCGAGGGCGTGCAGCGCGAGGCGGAGGCGGCCCTTTATCCAACAGCCAGCTTCAGTCTCAGCTACTCCTACGTGCAGTCGGCCCAGACGCGCATCACCCTCGACATCTTCTCCAAGCCCACAGGCATCGATCAGGTCGTGCTGGGTTCCGGTGCGTTTACCCCCCTGCAGGCCAACACGATCCTGGCCGCCTTTGCGCGCAACGGCAGTATTCTAGGCGGTGCCTTTCCTCTCGATTCGACGCCCATCGATGGCCGGGCCAGCATCAGCTGGACGCTTTTTTCGGGGGGCCTGATTCCGGGCAACATCCGGGCCGCCCAGCAGCAATTGCAGGCGGCCCGCCTCGACTACGAGCGCGTCCGCCAGGATGTGATCGAGAGCGTGATTACCGCCTACTACGACCTGCAGACCGCCGACGGCAACTTAGAAATCGGCGAGGCAGCGGTCAAGAGTGCCCAGGCGATTCTTACAGATGCCCAGGCCGAGTTGCGCGCCGGGATCGCCGCCCGCTTTGCGGTGCTGCAGGCGGAGGTGCAACTGGCCAACGCCATTCAGCAGCGGCTGGGCTACCAGAACCAGCAGACAGTCCGGCGGCGGGCCCTCGCCCGGCTGTTGCACTTCGAGCGGCCCACCGACGTGAGCGCCGACGAACCGATCGAGGCGAGCGGCACCTGGCCGCTGGGACTCGAAGAGAGCATTCTCAAAAGCTACAGCCAGCGCTCGGAGCTTGCGGCGCAAATTGCCCAGGAGCAGGCGGCGCGGGCGCGGGAAGAAGCCGCCTACGGCAGCGTCAGCCCCCAACTCAGCCTCTTTGCCAACGGCGAAGCCCTCGACAACCTCACCGACCGCAGCCTCGGCATCTTCACCGGCTACAGCGCCGGTGTGCAGATCCAGTGGAACGCCTTCGACGGCGGGGCGGCCCAGGGGCGGGCGGCCCAGGCAATCGCCGACGCCAAATCGGCCAGGGTGCGCTACCTCGACACCCGCGACACGATTCGCTTCGATGTCGAGAGTTCTTACTCGCAACTGGACACCTCCCGCCAGCAGATCGACACGGCCCGCACCGCCCTCACCTCCGCCGAAGAAAGTTTGCGCCTTGCCAGGCGGCGCTTTGAAGAGGGCGTCGGCACCCAGACCGACGTACTGGTGGCCGACCGCGACCTCACCCAGGCGCGGGTGAATCTGCTCACGGCGACGGTGGACTACAACCGCTCGCTCTCGTCGCTCCGGCGAGCTTTGGGTGAACTGTAG
- a CDS encoding DUF1634 domain-containing protein codes for MQHSEQPLQQHLSRVLSAGVWLAALVVAVGGWLYLQRHGSASPDYAVFHSEPAQLRQLPAIIQAASGGHGRALIQLGLMLLLAVPIAQVLFALVNFARQREAVYTGIAAVVLLVLLHGLLAG; via the coding sequence ATGCAGCACTCTGAACAACCGCTCCAGCAGCACTTAAGTCGCGTGCTCAGCGCAGGTGTCTGGCTTGCCGCCCTTGTCGTCGCCGTCGGCGGCTGGCTGTACCTCCAGCGCCACGGCAGTGCCAGTCCCGATTACGCCGTCTTTCACTCCGAACCGGCCCAGTTGCGCCAGCTTCCGGCGATCATCCAGGCCGCCTCGGGCGGCCATGGCCGCGCTCTCATCCAACTGGGACTGATGCTCCTGCTTGCGGTGCCCATCGCCCAGGTCCTCTTTGCCCTCGTCAATTTTGCCAGACAGCGCGAAGCGGTCTATACCGGGATTGCAGCGGTTGTTCTGCTGGTACTGCTCCACGGCCTGCTTGCTGGCTGA
- a CDS encoding sulfite exporter TauE/SafE family protein, with protein MTIWLLTVLLGLGALLAGFLGALSGLGGGVVIVPLLTLGFGVDIRYAAGASLVSVIATSAAAAGVYLKRGITNVRIGLLLELATTLGAVAGALLASRLPTALIACVFGAVLLVSAYLAVRPPKKSPAAERVDKWAEVLQLNGSYPEAGGARSYRVRAVAPGFALMGVAGMLSGLLGIGSGALKVLAMDQVMGLPFKVSTATSNFMIGVTAAASAGIYLHQGYIDPGLTLPVVLGVLAGSLVGARVFIGSSPRLLRPVFACLVAVLAVQMIVGAFGGRFGHAAL; from the coding sequence TTGACGATCTGGCTTTTGACGGTTCTGCTCGGCTTGGGAGCGTTGCTGGCTGGTTTTCTCGGGGCCTTGAGCGGTCTGGGCGGTGGGGTGGTGATCGTGCCGCTGCTGACTCTGGGTTTTGGCGTCGATATTCGCTACGCCGCCGGGGCGTCGCTGGTGTCGGTGATCGCCACCTCGGCGGCGGCAGCGGGTGTGTATCTCAAGCGCGGCATCACCAACGTCCGCATCGGTTTGCTGCTGGAGCTGGCGACGACCCTCGGGGCGGTGGCAGGAGCGCTGCTTGCCTCCCGCCTGCCGACAGCCCTCATCGCCTGTGTCTTCGGTGCAGTGCTGCTCGTCTCGGCCTACCTCGCCGTTCGTCCGCCCAAAAAATCGCCCGCCGCTGAGCGGGTCGATAAGTGGGCAGAAGTTCTGCAACTGAACGGCAGCTATCCGGAAGCGGGCGGAGCGCGCAGCTACCGGGTGCGGGCGGTTGCCCCAGGGTTTGCCCTGATGGGGGTGGCTGGAATGCTTTCGGGCCTGCTGGGCATCGGTTCGGGGGCATTGAAGGTGCTGGCGATGGATCAGGTGATGGGCCTGCCTTTTAAGGTTTCGACGGCCACCAGCAACTTCATGATCGGGGTGACGGCGGCAGCCAGCGCCGGTATTTATCTCCACCAGGGCTACATCGATCCGGGCCTCACCCTGCCTGTCGTGCTCGGCGTCCTCGCAGGCTCGCTCGTGGGAGCGCGGGTCTTCATCGGCAGCAGCCCACGACTTTTGAGGCCGGTCTTTGCCTGTCTGGTGGCGGTTCTGGCGGTGCAGATGATCGTTGGTGCTTTTGGTGGGAGGTTTGGCCATGCAGCACTCTGA
- a CDS encoding aromatic ring-hydroxylating oxygenase subunit alpha, translating to MTRSLPFAGASLGLPGRYYTEPEIYQRELKTLWRSSWQWVGRVEDLAAPGDYLTCMLGEEPILVLRDEQGELVALHNVCPHRGARLLSEARGNCKMLQCPYHAWTFDRQGQLVAVLQPKWFPDLDKSQISLARARVECWGGFVFVNPDAEGESLGEYLAGYPDYLAGWGERWEDLREVARTSYEEPINWKFIVENYVEDYHFTIAHARSLVPLFEVQNIRTLPTGRHIPILVPYVSEPPADPATFRHWEQHRPSYQGFIFPNMMINTGKSGCSVWRVTPLGPERSRLETIHYQTPGQYAAEPYLPESWAEVMEEDFAVCRLLQQGVGSRAYQVRSLAEEHELGVSHFHQVLAQYL from the coding sequence ATGACCCGCAGTCTGCCTTTTGCCGGTGCGTCCCTGGGATTGCCGGGGCGCTACTACACCGAGCCAGAAATTTATCAGCGCGAGTTAAAGACGCTCTGGCGCTCGAGCTGGCAGTGGGTGGGGCGGGTCGAAGATCTGGCAGCTCCCGGCGATTACCTGACCTGTATGTTGGGCGAGGAGCCGATTCTGGTGCTGCGCGACGAGCAGGGAGAACTGGTGGCGCTGCACAATGTCTGTCCGCACCGGGGAGCGCGGTTGCTGAGCGAAGCGCGGGGCAACTGCAAGATGCTGCAGTGTCCGTACCACGCCTGGACCTTCGACCGGCAGGGGCAACTGGTGGCGGTGCTGCAGCCAAAGTGGTTTCCGGATCTCGACAAGTCGCAAATTTCGCTGGCGCGGGCGCGGGTCGAATGTTGGGGCGGCTTTGTCTTCGTCAATCCCGATGCGGAGGGCGAATCCCTCGGCGAGTACCTGGCGGGCTATCCCGACTATCTGGCCGGCTGGGGGGAGCGCTGGGAAGATCTGCGCGAAGTGGCCCGTACCAGTTACGAGGAGCCGATCAACTGGAAGTTTATCGTCGAGAATTACGTCGAGGATTACCACTTCACGATCGCCCACGCCAGGAGCCTGGTGCCGCTTTTTGAGGTACAGAATATTCGCACGCTGCCTACTGGCCGCCATATCCCGATTCTGGTGCCTTACGTGAGCGAGCCGCCTGCCGATCCGGCCACTTTCAGGCACTGGGAGCAGCACCGGCCTTCCTACCAGGGTTTTATCTTTCCGAACATGATGATCAACACCGGCAAAAGCGGCTGTTCGGTCTGGCGGGTGACCCCCCTCGGGCCAGAGCGCTCGCGGCTGGAGACGATTCACTACCAGACGCCAGGGCAGTACGCGGCTGAACCGTACCTGCCCGAGTCCTGGGCAGAAGTAATGGAAGAAGATTTTGCCGTCTGCCGCCTGTTGCAGCAGGGGGTCGGCTCACGGGCCTATCAGGTGCGCAGTCTGGCGGAGGAGCATGAACTGGGCGTCTCCCACTTCCACCAGGTGCTGGCACAGTATCTATAA
- a CDS encoding DUF1611 domain-containing protein — protein MDGTAVVICDGFFQMPEGKTAHGLVRETDRYKILGVIDGPTAGQDAGVVLDGLHRAIPIYPSLQQALKALPVAPDYCIVGIATRGGRLTASLREQLLVALEAGMSVVNGLHEFAADDPKLAQAAAAQGRMIIDIRRPKPKEQLHFWSGAIRTLGIPRIAVLGTDCALGKRTTSRFLLTACNRAGIRTQLIYTGQTGWLQGTGCGFVLDAVVNDFVSGEIEYAILECARRFEPELILLEGQSALRNPAGPCGSEFILSGGAAGVILQHAPGRLYFDGFEEAGYRIPPIQEEIALIELLGAQVLAVTINSAGLGAAQLADACRQLQAQLMLPVVRPLEDGVEGLVAVIERYIASQRAL, from the coding sequence GTGGATGGCACGGCGGTCGTGATCTGTGACGGCTTCTTTCAGATGCCGGAGGGCAAAACTGCCCACGGGCTGGTGCGCGAGACCGATCGCTACAAGATCTTGGGGGTGATCGATGGGCCGACGGCTGGCCAGGACGCCGGGGTGGTCCTCGATGGCCTCCACCGCGCCATTCCCATCTACCCGTCGCTCCAGCAGGCTCTCAAAGCCTTGCCCGTCGCGCCCGACTACTGCATCGTCGGCATCGCCACCAGGGGCGGGCGGCTCACCGCCTCGCTGCGCGAGCAGCTGCTGGTAGCCCTCGAAGCGGGTATGAGCGTCGTCAATGGCCTGCACGAATTTGCGGCGGACGACCCGAAGTTGGCCCAGGCGGCGGCAGCACAGGGCCGGATGATTATCGATATTCGCAGACCCAAACCCAAGGAACAGTTGCACTTCTGGAGCGGGGCGATCCGCACTCTGGGCATCCCGCGCATCGCCGTACTCGGCACCGACTGCGCTCTGGGCAAGCGCACCACCAGCCGCTTTTTGCTCACAGCCTGCAACCGCGCCGGCATCCGCACCCAGCTCATCTACACCGGTCAGACCGGCTGGCTGCAGGGAACGGGCTGTGGCTTCGTCCTCGATGCGGTCGTCAACGATTTTGTCAGCGGCGAGATCGAATACGCCATCCTCGAATGCGCCCGCCGCTTCGAGCCTGAACTGATCTTGCTGGAGGGACAATCGGCCCTGCGCAATCCTGCCGGTCCCTGCGGCAGCGAATTTATCCTCTCCGGCGGTGCAGCCGGTGTGATCCTCCAGCATGCCCCCGGTCGCCTGTACTTCGACGGCTTCGAGGAGGCGGGCTACAGAATTCCGCCGATTCAAGAAGAGATCGCGTTGATCGAACTGTTAGGAGCCCAGGTACTGGCGGTGACGATCAACAGTGCAGGACTGGGGGCGGCTCAGCTGGCCGATGCCTGCCGGCAGCTACAGGCGCAGCTGATGCTGCCGGTGGTGCGGCCCCTCGAAGATGGGGTAGAGGGCCTCGTTGCGGTGATCGAGCGCTACATTGCCTCTCAAAGAGCCCTCTAA
- a CDS encoding surface-adhesin E family protein yields MTRAPTKATIILAVLLPSLFVSIGSARAEKWVDIAVSSEANTHAINIDSITFLNDLVKFWKRIILKKPEHLPDGTTYDRTLTLNYVDCTERKAGFTRLILYKKEKAVGNDVYPLDLKQPAPESITARVIDEVCEVAHFRKAVLSGDMDLP; encoded by the coding sequence ATGACCAGAGCACCTACAAAGGCTACTATTATTCTCGCCGTTTTGCTCCCGTCGCTGTTCGTTTCTATCGGCAGTGCCAGAGCAGAAAAATGGGTCGATATTGCCGTTTCTTCTGAAGCGAATACCCACGCGATTAACATCGATTCGATCACGTTCTTGAACGATCTGGTAAAGTTCTGGAAAAGAATCATTCTCAAAAAACCCGAGCATCTGCCGGACGGCACCACCTACGACCGGACGCTGACGCTCAACTACGTAGATTGCACAGAACGCAAAGCTGGCTTCACGCGGTTAATTCTCTACAAAAAAGAAAAGGCAGTCGGCAACGATGTCTATCCCCTCGATCTCAAACAACCCGCTCCCGAATCGATCACAGCCAGGGTGATCGATGAAGTGTGCGAGGTCGCCCACTTTCGCAAGGCGGTGCTTTCAGGGGACATGGACCTGCCTTGA